The following coding sequences lie in one Thermomicrobium sp. 4228-Ro genomic window:
- a CDS encoding tetratricopeptide repeat protein: MLHRRWIALLALLASLALLAIITPLTTCQQHPSATDDRAVSITAVPGQLEAELRARLTAEPEDVVTLLTLAALYAHTGRLREAIPLFERVTALRPDDLVVRLSYAQALLANGYLADAEAQLRLALQLAPGNTQVFYLLGQLAERRTPPDVAAARHWYEQAARAGNDPYARSARQRLQDLGQP; the protein is encoded by the coding sequence ATGCTGCACCGTCGCTGGATCGCCCTTCTCGCTCTCCTGGCGAGTCTTGCTCTCCTCGCTATCATCACTCCACTCACAACCTGCCAGCAACATCCATCTGCGACCGACGATCGTGCGGTATCGATAACCGCCGTACCAGGCCAACTCGAAGCTGAGCTTCGGGCGAGGCTGACTGCGGAGCCCGAGGATGTGGTGACCCTCCTCACGTTAGCTGCACTGTATGCCCATACCGGTCGCCTGCGAGAAGCGATTCCGCTTTTCGAACGAGTGACCGCGCTCCGCCCTGACGATCTCGTAGTTCGCCTCAGCTACGCGCAAGCACTCCTCGCCAACGGCTACCTCGCCGACGCGGAAGCGCAACTACGCCTCGCGTTGCAGCTGGCCCCGGGAAACACGCAAGTCTTCTATCTCCTGGGCCAGCTCGCCGAACGACGTACCCCGCCAGACGTGGCAGCAGCTCGACACTGGTACGAGCAAGCGGCACGCGCGGGCAACGATCCCTACGCACGATCGGCTAGGCAACGCCTGCAAGATCTCGGGCAACCGTAG
- a CDS encoding Trm112 family protein, with protein MKHQDVALDPELLEILACPACHGRLELQQQRLVCLTCRRRYPIEDGIPILLVEEAELPDEDTP; from the coding sequence ATGAAGCACCAGGATGTAGCCCTCGATCCCGAGTTGCTCGAGATTCTCGCCTGTCCGGCTTGCCACGGTCGACTCGAACTCCAACAGCAGCGCCTCGTTTGTCTGACCTGTCGACGCCGGTATCCGATTGAGGACGGCATCCCGATTCTGCTCGTCGAGGAAGCAGAACTCCCGGACGAAGACACTCCTTGA
- the ruvB gene encoding Holliday junction branch migration DNA helicase RuvB codes for MTEPRIVAAQPDASERHLEESLRPRRLAEYIGQDRVKESLAIAIRAAQDRGEPLDHLLFYGPPGLGKTTLAGIIAAEMGVNLRITSGPAIERPGDLVSILTNLRPGDVLFIDEIHRLNRLVEEVLYPAMEDFAVDLVIGKGPTARSVRLSLPRFTLVGATTRLALLTSPLRDRFGATFRLDFYDLPALQAIVIRAARILQVPITPEGAEEIARRGRGTPRIAIRLLKRVRDYAQVLADGTITAALAREALDRLAVDELGLDDIDRLILRTIVEKFDGGPVGIQTIAAATSEEADTIETVYEPYLIQLGFLQRTPRGRVATRRAYEHLGLRYPEDRLAVRQMTLERLIEPDAT; via the coding sequence ATGACCGAGCCGCGTATCGTCGCAGCACAACCGGACGCCAGTGAGCGACATCTGGAAGAATCGCTCCGGCCACGTCGGCTCGCCGAGTACATCGGTCAGGATCGCGTCAAGGAGAGTCTCGCTATCGCGATTCGAGCAGCCCAGGATCGGGGTGAACCGCTCGATCACCTCTTGTTCTACGGTCCGCCCGGCCTCGGGAAAACGACGCTCGCCGGCATCATCGCTGCCGAAATGGGCGTCAATCTCCGGATCACCAGCGGCCCAGCGATCGAACGTCCAGGCGATCTCGTCTCGATCCTCACGAACTTGCGTCCCGGTGACGTGCTCTTCATCGACGAGATCCACCGGCTCAATCGTCTGGTCGAAGAGGTGCTCTATCCCGCTATGGAAGATTTCGCCGTCGACCTGGTCATCGGCAAGGGGCCGACTGCACGGAGCGTCCGCCTCTCGCTACCGCGTTTCACGCTCGTGGGTGCGACGACGCGACTCGCGTTACTCACCTCGCCGCTCCGCGACCGATTCGGTGCAACGTTCCGGCTCGATTTCTACGATCTCCCGGCCCTGCAAGCGATCGTCATCCGGGCGGCGCGTATCCTCCAGGTTCCGATCACACCGGAGGGAGCCGAAGAGATCGCCCGCCGCGGACGAGGAACGCCCCGAATCGCGATCCGACTCCTGAAGCGTGTCCGGGATTACGCCCAGGTACTCGCTGACGGAACGATCACGGCCGCCCTCGCTCGCGAGGCACTGGACCGTCTCGCCGTCGACGAGCTCGGACTCGACGATATCGATCGATTGATCCTGCGCACGATCGTCGAGAAATTCGACGGTGGTCCGGTCGGCATCCAAACGATCGCCGCAGCGACGAGCGAGGAAGCGGATACGATCGAAACGGTCTACGAACCCTATCTCATCCAGCTCGGTTTTCTCCAGCGGACACCGCGCGGCCGCGTCGCCACGCGCCGGGCTTACGAGCATCTCGGCCTTCGCTACCCTGAAGACCGCCTCGCCGTCCGGCAAATGACACTGGAACGGCTGATCGAACCGGATGCGACGTGA
- the queA gene encoding tRNA preQ1(34) S-adenosylmethionine ribosyltransferase-isomerase QueA, producing MNEELTYLLDEYDYELPEELIAQEPIEPRDAARLMVVRRTTRTIEHRIFRELPSLLDPGDLLVVNDSRVLPARLFGMRHTGGKVEILLVQPLEGTVTWLVLARPARRLRPGETVAILPRDGTAADPASARIVERRSGGQVVVELDPIVAERLDAYGHVPLPPYIRKPLHDPERYQTVYATHPGSVAAPTAGLHFTERLLAELRDRGIDIVPLTLHVGIGTFKPIEVKDVRLHTMHAERYRVPAATIDAIHRTKRTGKRVVAVGTTAARTLESIADALERGEARELTGWTDLYIYPGYRWRVVDALITNFHLPRSTLMLLVASFAGRDLILEAYREAVRERYRFYSFGDAMLIL from the coding sequence ATGAATGAGGAATTGACCTACCTGCTGGATGAGTACGACTACGAACTACCAGAAGAACTGATCGCTCAGGAACCGATCGAACCTCGTGACGCGGCTCGTCTCATGGTCGTCCGCCGCACGACCAGAACGATCGAACATCGTATCTTCCGTGAACTCCCGTCGCTGCTCGATCCCGGTGACCTCCTCGTCGTGAATGACTCGCGTGTCCTCCCTGCCCGGCTGTTCGGCATGCGGCACACTGGCGGCAAAGTGGAGATCCTCCTCGTCCAACCGCTGGAAGGCACGGTGACGTGGCTGGTCTTGGCACGACCAGCTCGCCGTTTACGACCAGGGGAAACCGTCGCGATCCTCCCGCGCGATGGTACTGCAGCAGATCCAGCGTCAGCACGGATCGTCGAGCGACGCAGCGGGGGACAGGTCGTCGTCGAGCTCGATCCCATCGTCGCCGAGCGCCTCGACGCCTACGGTCATGTTCCGCTTCCTCCGTACATTCGGAAGCCTCTGCACGATCCTGAGCGGTACCAGACGGTCTATGCGACCCACCCGGGTTCGGTGGCTGCCCCGACCGCTGGGCTCCATTTCACCGAGCGGCTGCTCGCTGAACTGCGTGACCGCGGTATCGACATCGTCCCGTTGACGCTTCATGTCGGTATCGGAACATTCAAGCCGATCGAAGTCAAGGACGTCCGCCTCCACACGATGCATGCGGAGAGGTACCGCGTGCCCGCTGCGACGATCGACGCGATCCATCGAACGAAACGGACAGGGAAGCGCGTCGTCGCAGTCGGCACGACCGCTGCCCGCACGCTCGAATCGATCGCCGACGCGCTCGAGCGCGGCGAGGCTCGCGAGCTGACGGGTTGGACCGACCTGTATATTTACCCAGGCTACCGCTGGCGCGTTGTCGATGCGTTGATCACGAACTTTCACCTCCCCCGTAGCACGCTCATGCTGTTGGTCGCGAGCTTCGCCGGTCGAGACCTCATCCTCGAGGCTTACCGGGAAGCGGTTCGTGAGCGCTATCGTTTCTACAGCTTCGGCGACGCCATGCTGATTCTGTAG
- the dnaN gene encoding DNA polymerase III subunit beta yields the protein MELRCQQADLDQALHLVSRAVARRSTLPILSNVLLDATESALRLTATNLEIALSVSLPAEVRETGQLSVRADVFTDFVGSLPRQDVLLSAPSGTTDLRVTCGTSKARIPGIPAEDFPTIARIGDQPPTALVDTQALRDAVSQVVFAAATDDSRPVLSGVLLEFRGDELTLAAADGFRLSVRTLALQQPAATDLAIIVPAKALAELARVAGESEEALQLLVTPNRSQLLARSGRLEFLSRLIDGTFPEFRQIIPRQWKTRVTVDREAFLAAARRAKIFAQSNNEVVKLQFVPGDSELDPGSMVVSAHAADAGDAEDVLPARVEGPQATIAFNGRYLTDVLSVTKAAEITIEMTSSNAAGVFRPVGDETFLHVVMPMVIGTA from the coding sequence GTGGAGTTGCGGTGCCAACAAGCGGATCTGGATCAGGCATTGCATCTCGTTTCCCGCGCGGTGGCGCGCCGATCGACGTTGCCGATTTTGAGTAACGTGCTCCTCGATGCCACTGAAAGTGCCCTCCGTCTCACCGCGACCAATCTCGAGATTGCACTCAGTGTCTCGCTTCCTGCCGAGGTGCGAGAAACGGGACAATTGAGCGTACGCGCTGACGTTTTTACTGACTTCGTCGGAAGCCTGCCTCGTCAGGACGTTCTTCTCAGCGCCCCCTCGGGAACGACCGATCTCCGCGTCACCTGTGGCACCTCGAAGGCTCGTATCCCCGGCATTCCGGCTGAAGACTTCCCCACGATCGCCCGGATCGGTGATCAGCCTCCAACGGCTCTCGTCGACACGCAAGCGCTGCGGGACGCAGTGAGCCAAGTCGTTTTCGCAGCGGCAACCGACGACAGTCGTCCCGTCCTCTCGGGTGTTCTGCTCGAATTCCGAGGGGACGAACTCACCCTGGCAGCTGCCGACGGGTTTCGCCTCTCGGTGCGCACACTCGCGCTGCAACAACCCGCTGCGACCGACCTCGCGATCATCGTGCCAGCCAAAGCCCTCGCCGAGCTCGCGCGCGTGGCCGGCGAGAGCGAGGAAGCACTGCAGTTACTGGTCACGCCGAATCGCAGTCAGCTGCTCGCCCGGAGCGGCCGTCTCGAATTCCTGTCCCGTCTGATCGACGGCACGTTCCCTGAGTTCCGCCAGATCATCCCGAGGCAGTGGAAGACACGCGTGACGGTCGACCGCGAAGCATTCCTCGCAGCGGCGCGGCGAGCCAAGATCTTCGCCCAGTCCAACAACGAGGTCGTAAAATTGCAGTTCGTGCCCGGCGATTCCGAACTCGATCCCGGTTCGATGGTTGTCTCGGCTCACGCTGCGGATGCCGGCGACGCCGAAGACGTGCTGCCAGCGCGTGTCGAGGGCCCACAGGCGACCATCGCGTTCAACGGTCGCTACCTCACCGACGTCCTTTCGGTCACGAAGGCAGCCGAGATCACTATCGAGATGACGTCGTCCAACGCAGCAGGCGTCTTCCGTCCAGTCGGCGACGAGACGTTCCTGCACGTCGTCATGCCGATGGTGATCGGTACGGCGTAG
- the recF gene encoding DNA replication/repair protein RecF (All proteins in this family for which functions are known are DNA-binding proteins that assist the filamentation of RecA onto DNA for the initiation of recombination or recombinational repair.): protein MRISRLELEEFRCFRSLSLDIPPAGFRLFGKNGSGKTSLIEALYLLATTRSFRTTTERYLIHRESAREFGLQPYARVAAHLASPEGDRTAEIVLRLDPSTLTITKRYRRDGRPVRAMDFVGTVRVVLFSPEDIELVTGSPSIRRRYLDVILSTIDATYLRALAQYARILEHRNSLLKQLAGKDRRTIDDELAFWDEQLVTFGSYLIVARYRFLAKWDETVSERFRELTTGNQLLTTRYSCSLSIPPIVEAELTERPLPDAQATLSPLYREALEQLRADEIRRGSTLLGPHRDDLVWLLDDEPLVAVGSRGLQRLAVLAGKLAEITTIQHATGDWPILLLDDVLSELDSGHRARLSTTLAAFPAQRIITAADRAPLERPEFAALPLAVLDEAQRRISFV from the coding sequence ATGCGTATCAGTCGGCTCGAGCTGGAAGAGTTTCGCTGCTTCCGCAGCTTGTCGCTGGATATTCCGCCTGCTGGATTCCGTCTCTTCGGGAAGAACGGCTCCGGCAAAACGAGTCTGATCGAAGCGCTGTACCTCCTCGCCACCACGCGCTCGTTTCGCACCACGACGGAGCGGTACCTCATCCATCGCGAGAGCGCCCGGGAGTTCGGTTTGCAACCGTACGCCCGCGTCGCTGCTCACCTGGCGTCCCCCGAAGGCGACCGTACGGCCGAAATCGTGCTTCGCCTCGACCCTTCCACGCTGACGATTACCAAGCGATACCGCCGCGACGGCCGACCGGTCAGAGCGATGGATTTCGTCGGCACCGTCCGGGTCGTCCTGTTTTCACCCGAAGACATCGAGCTGGTGACCGGTAGTCCATCGATACGCCGCCGCTACCTCGACGTGATTCTCTCGACGATCGACGCGACGTACCTGCGCGCTCTGGCTCAGTACGCCCGCATACTGGAGCACCGCAATAGCTTGCTCAAACAGCTCGCCGGCAAGGATCGACGTACGATCGACGACGAACTCGCCTTCTGGGACGAGCAGCTGGTCACGTTCGGGAGTTACCTCATCGTCGCCCGCTACCGGTTCCTGGCCAAGTGGGACGAGACGGTGAGCGAGCGCTTCCGCGAGCTCACCACTGGGAACCAACTCCTCACGACGCGGTACAGCTGTAGCCTGTCTATCCCACCCATTGTCGAAGCGGAACTCACCGAGCGACCGCTTCCCGATGCTCAGGCAACGCTCAGTCCGCTTTACCGTGAGGCACTCGAGCAACTCCGGGCCGACGAGATTCGCCGGGGCAGCACGCTCCTCGGCCCGCACCGGGACGATCTCGTCTGGCTTCTCGACGACGAACCGCTCGTTGCGGTCGGTTCTCGCGGTCTCCAGCGCCTTGCCGTCCTGGCCGGGAAGCTCGCCGAGATCACCACGATCCAGCACGCGACCGGCGACTGGCCCATCTTGCTGCTCGACGACGTGCTCTCCGAACTCGATAGCGGGCACCGGGCTCGTTTATCGACGACACTCGCTGCATTTCCAGCGCAGCGAATCATCACGGCCGCCGACCGGGCTCCGCTCGAACGACCCGAGTTCGCTGCTCTCCCGCTCGCTGTCCTCGATGAGGCGCAGCGTCGTATCTCCTTCGTCTGA
- a CDS encoding acetyl-CoA C-acetyltransferase, with protein MAVPVIVSAVRTPIGRFGGALKDVPAWKLGATVIVDALRSVALEPTAVDDVVLGNVLQAGQGMNPARRAAIAAGIPESVPAMTVNMVCGSGLRAVATAAQAIAIGDAEIVVAGGMESMSQAPYLLKGARFGYRLGHGTLVDSMLSDGLTDAFYDCHMGVTAENIAREYAISREEQDRYALESQRRAARAWDEGIFADEIVPVEVEGARGTDRFERDEHLRPDTTFEALQRLRPVFDPQGTVTAGNASGINDGAAALVVMAEERARELGLEPLAIIRSWAWAGVSPRVMGLGPIPALREALARIGLRIGDIDLFEVNEAFAVQVLAVQRELGIDGRKLNIYGGAIALGHPIGASGARILVTLVHALRRTGGRYGAAALCIGGGMGIAMIVERP; from the coding sequence ATGGCGGTTCCGGTCATCGTCAGCGCTGTGCGGACACCGATCGGTCGTTTCGGTGGTGCGTTGAAGGATGTCCCAGCCTGGAAGCTCGGGGCAACGGTCATCGTGGACGCCTTGCGGAGCGTGGCCCTGGAACCCACTGCGGTCGATGACGTCGTCCTCGGTAATGTCCTGCAGGCTGGCCAAGGGATGAACCCAGCACGCCGCGCAGCGATCGCCGCGGGGATTCCGGAGTCGGTGCCGGCAATGACCGTCAATATGGTCTGTGGTTCCGGACTCCGTGCAGTTGCAACAGCAGCGCAGGCGATCGCGATCGGGGACGCAGAGATCGTCGTCGCCGGTGGGATGGAGAGCATGTCCCAAGCGCCCTATCTCTTGAAAGGTGCGCGTTTCGGCTATCGATTAGGGCATGGGACACTGGTCGACTCGATGTTGTCGGATGGTCTCACCGATGCCTTCTACGATTGTCACATGGGGGTCACAGCCGAGAACATCGCCCGTGAGTATGCGATCAGTCGGGAGGAGCAGGATCGATACGCGCTCGAGAGTCAGCGTCGCGCTGCCCGTGCCTGGGATGAAGGGATTTTCGCTGACGAAATCGTCCCTGTGGAGGTGGAGGGAGCGCGTGGCACGGACCGTTTCGAGCGGGACGAGCATCTGCGGCCCGACACTACGTTCGAGGCCTTGCAGCGACTCCGTCCGGTCTTCGACCCGCAGGGTACAGTGACGGCAGGGAATGCTTCCGGGATCAACGATGGAGCGGCGGCGCTCGTGGTCATGGCCGAGGAGCGTGCGCGCGAGTTGGGCTTGGAACCACTTGCGATCATTCGCTCGTGGGCGTGGGCAGGTGTCTCGCCGCGCGTCATGGGGCTCGGTCCGATCCCGGCGCTTCGCGAGGCTCTCGCGCGGATCGGACTCCGCATCGGCGATATCGACTTGTTCGAGGTGAACGAGGCGTTCGCTGTGCAGGTTCTCGCGGTCCAACGGGAATTGGGCATCGATGGGAGAAAGCTGAACATTTACGGCGGGGCGATCGCCTTGGGGCACCCGATCGGGGCGAGCGGTGCGCGGATCCTCGTCACGCTCGTCCACGCGCTGCGGAGAACCGGAGGACGCTACGGCGCGGCGGCACTCTGCATCGGGGGTGGGATGGGGATCGCGATGATCGTGGAACGACCGTGA
- the acs gene encoding acetate--CoA ligase has protein sequence MPDQVGTGAAGAIEGLLVETRRFPPPPEFAAQANINDPTIYERARQDPEGFWAAIARELEWDEPWHTVLEWNPPWVKWFVGGKLNASVNCVDRHVRAGRRTKAAIIWEGEPGDERVLTYQDLYREVNRVALALRQLGIQKGDRVAIYLPMIPELPIAMLACARIGAPHSVVFAGFSADALADRINDCGARLLITADGGYRRGRVIPLKEIADKALERCPSVEKVVVVRRVGASQPVPMQDGRDLWWHDLLATVRDRYCPPESLDSEHPLYLLYTSGTTGKPKGQLHTTGGYLTGVYITSKWVFDLKPDDIYWCTADIGWVTGHSYIVYGPLANGATVVMYEGSPDWPDKDRFWDIVERRHVTILYTSPTAIRQFMRWGPEYPARHDLSSLRLLGTVGEPINPEAWMWYHQQIGGGRCPIVDTWWQTETGMTLITPLPGLTTTKPGSATLPFPGIEPDILDEAGNPVPVGQGGYLVIRRPWPAISRTLWGDPDRYVKTYFSKYGPSIYVTGDGAKRDGDGYYWILGRVDDVLNVAGHRLGTMELESALVAHPAVAEAAVIGVSHEIKGQVPVAFVSVRAGYTPSEQLAEELRQHVAETIGPIARPERVIFVADLPKTRSAKIMRRLLRDIAEGRVLGDTTTLTDPAVVEEIKRTWIAEHGEQA, from the coding sequence ATGCCGGATCAGGTCGGAACGGGTGCTGCCGGAGCGATCGAGGGGTTGCTCGTCGAAACGCGCCGTTTCCCGCCACCGCCTGAGTTTGCAGCCCAAGCGAACATCAACGATCCCACCATCTACGAGCGGGCACGCCAGGATCCCGAAGGGTTCTGGGCTGCGATCGCGCGGGAGCTCGAGTGGGACGAGCCCTGGCATACCGTTCTGGAATGGAACCCGCCGTGGGTCAAATGGTTCGTCGGTGGCAAGCTCAATGCATCGGTCAACTGCGTCGATCGGCATGTGCGCGCTGGACGCCGGACGAAAGCGGCCATCATCTGGGAGGGCGAGCCTGGCGACGAGCGTGTCCTGACCTATCAGGACCTCTACCGCGAGGTCAACCGTGTGGCTCTCGCGCTGCGGCAGCTCGGCATCCAAAAAGGAGACCGTGTCGCTATCTATCTCCCGATGATCCCGGAGTTGCCGATCGCGATGCTGGCTTGTGCCCGGATCGGGGCACCCCACTCGGTCGTGTTCGCGGGGTTCAGTGCCGATGCGTTGGCAGACCGGATCAACGACTGCGGCGCTCGGCTCCTCATCACGGCTGATGGCGGCTATCGCCGTGGCCGCGTGATTCCACTCAAGGAAATCGCCGACAAGGCGCTCGAGCGGTGTCCGTCGGTCGAGAAGGTCGTGGTCGTCCGCCGAGTCGGAGCGAGCCAACCGGTCCCGATGCAGGACGGTCGCGATCTCTGGTGGCACGACCTCCTCGCGACGGTTCGAGATCGCTACTGTCCGCCCGAGTCGCTCGACAGCGAGCATCCGCTGTATCTCCTCTATACCTCCGGGACGACCGGTAAGCCGAAGGGGCAGCTACACACGACCGGTGGCTATCTCACCGGTGTCTACATCACGTCAAAGTGGGTGTTCGATCTCAAGCCGGATGATATCTACTGGTGCACAGCCGATATCGGCTGGGTCACTGGTCACAGCTACATCGTCTACGGGCCGCTCGCCAATGGGGCGACTGTTGTGATGTACGAAGGATCGCCGGACTGGCCCGACAAGGACCGCTTCTGGGATATCGTCGAGCGGCGGCATGTGACGATCCTCTATACGTCGCCGACGGCGATCCGGCAATTCATGCGCTGGGGGCCCGAGTATCCGGCCCGGCATGATCTCTCGAGCTTGCGGCTCCTCGGCACGGTCGGAGAACCGATCAATCCGGAAGCCTGGATGTGGTACCACCAGCAGATCGGTGGAGGGCGCTGCCCGATCGTCGATACCTGGTGGCAGACCGAGACCGGCATGACCCTGATCACACCGCTCCCCGGCCTCACGACGACGAAGCCGGGTTCGGCGACCTTGCCGTTCCCCGGCATCGAGCCGGATATCCTCGACGAAGCGGGCAATCCCGTTCCGGTCGGACAAGGAGGCTATCTCGTCATCCGGCGGCCGTGGCCGGCGATCTCGCGCACGCTGTGGGGGGATCCCGACCGCTACGTCAAGACCTACTTCTCGAAGTACGGGCCGTCGATCTACGTGACCGGTGACGGTGCGAAGCGCGACGGAGACGGTTACTACTGGATCCTCGGCCGGGTGGATGATGTGCTCAACGTGGCGGGGCACCGGCTGGGCACGATGGAGCTCGAGAGCGCGCTGGTGGCGCATCCCGCAGTCGCTGAAGCCGCGGTGATCGGGGTGAGCCACGAGATCAAGGGGCAGGTGCCGGTCGCGTTCGTCAGTGTGCGGGCTGGCTACACACCGAGCGAGCAGCTCGCCGAGGAACTTCGGCAGCACGTCGCGGAGACGATCGGGCCGATCGCACGGCCGGAGCGGGTGATCTTCGTCGCCGACCTACCGAAGACGCGGAGTGCGAAGATCATGCGACGCTTGCTCCGCGACATCGCCGAAGGGCGGGTGCTGGGCGACACGACGACGCTGACCGATCCCGCCGTCGTCGAGGAGATCAAGCGAACGTGGATCGCGGAACACGGCGAGCAGGCCTAG
- the coxB gene encoding cytochrome c oxidase subunit II gives MKRWQRTSRRWRWIWFFPLVAFPAFASGCGVIGGKIASTSDPAGDQARKIWDLFVVPVWWLTAAVFLLVTVWMLLNIARFRRKPGDTRIPPQVHGNTRLEIAWTLIPAVILALIAIPSTRLIFELNRDPGPASDALRVQVIGHQWWWEFRYPEYGIVTAGDLHLVVGRPVVLKITSQDVIHSFWPPRLAGKVDAVPGRENTMVFTPEETGVIYGQCAELCGAQHAHMQFRVVVQTQEEFDAWVAKHKQPVPQPEQGTLAATGKQLFEGEAGCTGCHSVNPTYDPSTPINKPLMIGPNLAYVSERHTLAAFETNTRENLHQWIAQTCDVKPYSVMCEKWRRIRAQQNMVLTEDQVNAIVAYLESLR, from the coding sequence GTGAAGCGATGGCAGCGAACAAGTCGGCGATGGCGGTGGATCTGGTTCTTTCCACTCGTCGCTTTTCCTGCGTTCGCGAGCGGTTGTGGGGTGATCGGCGGCAAGATCGCGTCGACATCGGATCCCGCAGGTGACCAAGCGAGGAAGATCTGGGACCTCTTCGTCGTACCGGTCTGGTGGCTGACCGCCGCGGTTTTCCTCTTGGTCACGGTCTGGATGCTGCTCAATATCGCTCGCTTTCGCCGCAAGCCAGGTGACACGCGTATTCCCCCACAGGTGCATGGAAATACGAGGCTCGAAATTGCCTGGACGCTCATTCCGGCGGTTATTCTCGCTTTGATCGCGATTCCCTCGACGCGGCTCATCTTCGAACTGAACCGCGACCCCGGCCCCGCGAGCGATGCATTGCGCGTGCAGGTCATCGGCCACCAGTGGTGGTGGGAGTTCCGCTATCCGGAATACGGCATCGTCACCGCGGGTGACCTGCACCTGGTCGTCGGCCGACCAGTCGTGCTCAAAATTACGTCGCAGGACGTTATCCACTCGTTCTGGCCACCTCGTCTCGCTGGGAAAGTCGACGCCGTTCCCGGTCGGGAGAACACCATGGTCTTTACCCCAGAGGAGACCGGCGTTATCTATGGCCAGTGTGCGGAGCTGTGTGGTGCGCAGCACGCCCACATGCAGTTCCGCGTGGTGGTGCAGACGCAAGAAGAGTTCGACGCCTGGGTGGCTAAACACAAGCAACCGGTGCCGCAGCCTGAGCAGGGTACCCTTGCTGCGACAGGAAAGCAGCTGTTCGAAGGTGAAGCCGGCTGCACGGGCTGTCATTCGGTCAACCCCACCTATGATCCCAGCACACCGATCAACAAGCCCCTCATGATCGGCCCCAACCTCGCCTATGTCAGCGAGCGTCACACACTCGCTGCTTTCGAGACGAACACACGGGAAAATCTACACCAGTGGATCGCGCAGACGTGCGATGTGAAGCCCTATTCGGTCATGTGTGAGAAGTGGCGGAGGATCAGAGCGCAGCAGAATATGGTGCTCACCGAAGACCAGGTCAACGCGATCGTCGCCTACCTCGAATCCTTGCGTTGA